The region ATATCCTGACAGGGAGCTTGCGCCACGAAGGGTCTTCTAAATTTGGAGCCAATAACAAGTGGGGAAATTTCCCGGCGGTATCAGCTGCCTGGAGGGTATCCGAAGAAGATTTCATTAAAACTTCAGCCCCATGGATCAGCGATTTAAAGGTAAGGGCAGACTATGGTGTAACCGGTAACCAAGATTTTGGCAACTACCTCTCGTTATTGCTGTATGGCGGCGCAGGTTATTTTCCTTTCAATGGTGTACAATACCAGGTATACGGCCCGTCATCTAACGTAAACCCCGACCTGAGCTGGGAACGCTCTATCAATTTCAACGCAGGTGTAGACTTCTCCTTATTCGATAGCCGGATTAGTGGTTCGATAGATTACTACGTACGAAAGAACAAAGATTTGCTGGGCTATTACAATGTGCCGCTTCCTCCTAACCCACAATCGCAAACGTTTACTAACGTTGGTACCATGAAAAATACAGGTATCGAGGTTACGTTATCCGCAGCGGTAATAAAGCATCGCGATTTTAGCTACAATATCAGCACTGCTTTTTCTTACAACCGCAACAAGTTTATCTCTTTTTCAAACACCTTATACAAGGGAGCAACTTTTCAGGATGTAGCAGGTCTGTCTGCTCCGGGATCTCCAGGCGAAATCCAACGTATTGAAGAAGGGCATAGCATTGGCGAATTTTACACGTTGAAGTCTGCCGGTGTTGATGACTCGGGAGCACTGCTTGTTTACAGAAAAGACGGCAGTATAGTGCCGGCTAATCAGGCATCCAGGGACGACAGGCAATACGTTGGTAACGGTCTGCCTAAATTCATCGGCTCTTTAAGCAATAACTTCCGGTACAAACGCTTTGATTTGAACATATTCCTGCGCGGTGCTTTTGGATACAAAGTGTTTAACACACCGGCGTTCTATTTGGGCACGCCGTCAACCCAGGCTGACGCAAATGTGCTTAAATCTGCTTACGACAGCAACAGCAAGTATTCCAAGCTAAAAAATTCAGCCACAACATCAATCGCGTCTGATTACTTCCTGGAGTCGGGTTCTTTCGTGAAAATTGATAACGTAGCAATGGGTTATACACAGCCTTTAAATACCAAGTACTTAAAATCTGTACGGTTTTACGCAGCCGGCAGAAACCTGCACACGTTTACTTCTTATACCGGAGGTGATCCTGACCTGATAAACAGCAACGGACTTACGCCGGGCGTAAATACGTCGTTAAACTATTATCCATCAACGTTACAATTGATTCTTGGTCTGCAGGCCACATTTTAACATTTAACAACATGAAAAAATATCAACTATATATAAGCAGTTTGTTCCTGACGGCTGTTTTAGCCGGAAGCTGCACCAAGCTGGACGAACATGTATACGACCGGGTGGATGCATCAGGTTTTTTAACCAGGCGAGACGATGTGATTAGAGATTTTCTTCGTCCATTCGAACATGGGTATTGGAGCATACAGGGCAATGACTACTACGCTGCAAATGAGGATTGTACCGATGAGTACGGAACGTACAATCGCCAGGGGGACTGGCAGGATGGCGGTTACTACCAGCGCATGCATTACCACACCTGGACCACAAACGACTTTTTTACCAGCGGTGTATGGACAAACCTTTACCAGGGTATTGTGCTTTCTACCAACTCCTTACAGGATATGGAAGGCATCCAGGATCCGGCTAAGCTGAGCGTAACACCAGAGGAACTGGCAGACTTTAAGTCGGAGTTGCGTACACTGAGGGCCTGGTTCTACCTAAGAGCATTTGATTTCTATCGCAATATTGAAATCGTAACCGATGTAAAAAATTCAACTCAAGGTAACCCACAGTCTACTCCGCAAGAAACATTCGCCTTTATTGAAAAGGAACTGACGGAAGCTATTCCGGGTTTACCTACGCGCGATCAGCTAGGCGCTAAAGGTATCGGCCGGTGGACAAAAGCAGGCGCGGCTGCATTGCTTGCCAGGCTTTATTTAAACGCTAAGGTTTATACCGGCGTAGAAAAGTTTACCGAATGTGAAGCAGTATGCAGGGACATTATTGGTGGTAAATATGGTAGCTACGCCCTTGATACACGATGGGATGCGCCCTTCGACTATACGAATACGTCCACCAGTTCAGAAGTGATCTATGGCTTTCCCGGAACCCTTGCGCGTACACACTGGCAGTATGATGGCGGCATGTTCTTTAATGCTATGACGTATGATGCCGCTCCGTTATATTGTGGTTTTACAGACTTTGGACAAGCTAATCCACGTTTTGCGCTTCAACCCGGACGTGATGTAGATAGCGTGGAGTACAGCTTCCAATTAGGAAAGCCATTTGTTAAATTCCAAAGGTATCCAGATGACCTGCGCCTGAAAAAGTATCGCAACCTGGGTGATAGCAAGCGCGAGGGCATGTTTCTTTACGGATATCTGCCTTTTAAACGTACAGTGAACGGCTCTGAACGTGCAGATACCGTAAGAGGCAATAAAGGCCCTTATCCGCTGTTTATCCGCGACCAGGTGGGGATGTTCCTGAATGCTAAGCCGGGTACAAAAATATCTGACAAAGAATCGAACATGAACCATGCTGATCACAATTCGGGTGTGTTCTTACTTAAATACCCGCTTTATCCTACGCCAGACCCTAATCGGATTACCTCCGCGTATGCTGAAGTACGTTTGTCTGAAATTTACTATACCCTGGCCGAGTGCCTTTACCGCAAAGGCGACAAATCAGGTGCGGCAGCACAACTAAATCAGGTAAGGCGCCGTAATTACCCGGATGGATC is a window of Mucilaginibacter terrenus DNA encoding:
- a CDS encoding RagB/SusD family nutrient uptake outer membrane protein is translated as MKKYQLYISSLFLTAVLAGSCTKLDEHVYDRVDASGFLTRRDDVIRDFLRPFEHGYWSIQGNDYYAANEDCTDEYGTYNRQGDWQDGGYYQRMHYHTWTTNDFFTSGVWTNLYQGIVLSTNSLQDMEGIQDPAKLSVTPEELADFKSELRTLRAWFYLRAFDFYRNIEIVTDVKNSTQGNPQSTPQETFAFIEKELTEAIPGLPTRDQLGAKGIGRWTKAGAAALLARLYLNAKVYTGVEKFTECEAVCRDIIGGKYGSYALDTRWDAPFDYTNTSTSSEVIYGFPGTLARTHWQYDGGMFFNAMTYDAAPLYCGFTDFGQANPRFALQPGRDVDSVEYSFQLGKPFVKFQRYPDDLRLKKYRNLGDSKREGMFLYGYLPFKRTVNGSERADTVRGNKGPYPLFIRDQVGMFLNAKPGTKISDKESNMNHADHNSGVFLLKYPLYPTPDPNRITSAYAEVRLSEIYYTLAECLYRKGDKSGAAAQLNQVRRRNYPDGSPSLYKLDGSQLTDQEMLDEWGREFIGENRRRTDLIRWGVFSTGTWWDKQPDGDKHTEIFPIGKDILNVNPQLKQNPGY